The bacterium nucleotide sequence TTCGCGCTGCCCCTGCTGGGCAACGACCTGAACGTGCTGCCGATCCTGATGTCCGTCGCCATGTACTTCCAGACCAAGTTCACCCCGAGCAGCGCAGCCGGCGGCCAGATGGCCATGATGAACACGATGCTGCCGCTGGTCATGATCTTCATCTTCTACAACATGCCTTCGGGCCTGGTCCTGTACTGGTTGGTCAACACCATCATGCAAGGCTATCAGAGCTGGCAGATCCACAGGACTGCGGCGCCCGTCGGCGGAGGAACCCAGACAGCATGAGCGATTCGATCCAAACCACAGGCAAGACCGTGAACGACGCGGTCTCCGAGGCGCTGCTCCAGTTGGGGCTGCGTCGCGACGAAGTCGAGATCAAGGTGCTCGAGGAGCCGAAGTCCGGCCTCCTCGGCTTCATCGGCAGCCGCCCGGCCAAGGTGCTGGTGCGGAAGAAGCCCGAGCGCAAGCGCGGGGAGCGCAACCGGGGTCGCGGCAGCCGCGACGAGAACCGGGCCATCTCCCTCGGCTCGGGCAACGGCGACGGCGGCAAGCGCGGCCGGCGGCGCAACGAGCGCGACGACGACGACCGGCAGGAGAGCAAGGGTCGCCGCGACGGCGGTCGCGACGGCGGCCGCAGCCGGGACGACCAGGACGGCGAGCGCGACGAGAACCGCCGCAGCCGGCGGGGCCGCCGAGGCGG carries:
- a CDS encoding Jag N-terminal domain-containing protein, whose translation is MSDSIQTTGKTVNDAVSEALLQLGLRRDEVEIKVLEEPKSGLLGFIGSRPAKVLVRKKPERKRGERNRGRGSRDENRAISLGSGNGDGGKRGRRRNERDDDDRQESKGRRDGGRDGGRSRDDQDGERDENRRSRRGRRGG